The following proteins are encoded in a genomic region of Bacteroidales bacterium:
- a CDS encoding phosphate ABC transporter ATP-binding protein: MENHTKIQIEDLNLNIGRAKILRDINVKIPKHKITVILGPSGCGKTTLLKSMNRLTDINPDIRVRGRILIDGKDILDPSVDVPSIRKRMGLLSQRPYPLPMNIQKNIAYGLEISGRRKKQFRDKRIEHYLKQASLWEEVKDRLKEPAASLSIGQQQRLCLARGLAVDPDILLADEPTSALDPISSQEIEKKFIELKRGYTIVLVTHVLRQAIRLADYVIFMYLGEVIEQGEAERFFKQPQTEITKAYLQGSIN; this comes from the coding sequence ATGGAAAACCATACAAAGATCCAGATCGAGGACCTGAACCTGAACATCGGGCGCGCGAAAATCCTCCGGGATATCAACGTGAAGATCCCTAAACATAAGATCACCGTGATCCTGGGCCCCTCGGGCTGCGGAAAGACCACTCTGCTTAAAAGCATGAACCGGCTGACCGATATCAATCCCGACATCCGGGTGCGGGGGAGGATCCTCATCGACGGAAAGGACATCCTGGATCCCTCGGTGGATGTCCCTTCCATCCGTAAACGCATGGGGCTGCTGTCGCAGCGGCCTTACCCCCTGCCCATGAACATCCAGAAAAATATCGCCTACGGGCTGGAGATAAGCGGCAGGCGCAAAAAGCAGTTCCGCGACAAACGCATCGAACACTACCTGAAACAGGCGAGCCTCTGGGAAGAGGTGAAGGACCGGCTGAAAGAGCCCGCCGCAAGCCTGAGCATCGGTCAGCAGCAGCGGCTCTGCCTGGCCCGGGGACTGGCCGTGGATCCTGATATTCTCCTGGCCGACGAGCCCACCTCGGCCCTGGATCCCATCTCCAGCCAGGAGATCGAAAAAAAATTCATCGAGCTGAAGCGGGGCTACACCATCGTGTTGGTGACCCATGTGCTGCGGCAGGCCATCCGGCTGGCCGATTACGTGATTTTTATGTACCTGGGCGAGGTGATTGAGCAGGGCGAGGCCGAACGTTTTTTCAAGCAGCCGCAGACCGAGATTACCAAGGCCTACCTGCAGGGAAGCATCAACTAA
- a CDS encoding alginate export family protein — MKPRLLFTLLILPITLPAFSQLTIGAELRPRALLNAGYGTPLPKEEIPRLYVTQRIRLNAGFKQGSIETYISFQDVRFWGGDTQYKSSGTFGNTGSMSLHQGWFKAQLLPWLSVKAGRQLLSYDDQRILSARGWNDSQVSYDALLFQAGNESHKMDLGLSWNAQSAVLTAVPPQKFKTLDFLRYQRTMEQLTYSLIALVTGNYLTDSTEDVRYRATWGANMGYSGHPLEAKTSLYYQHTLNQAGETVSAFCASVNIGVPLAQDKIKISAGLDYISGQDALKSENGYPETSHTFDLLYGRRHGWYGYLDYFSNMPAQGLQDYIVKGEYRLSEKLVLKSDYHYFRLAAALSDPELPGTALPAHLGHELDLKLNWTLSKTAALEAGYSFLVPGPTLEILKGVADTPIRLPQFAYLMISIKPSFTLQ; from the coding sequence ATGAAACCCCGGCTTCTTTTTACCCTCCTGATCCTCCCCATAACACTGCCCGCTTTTTCCCAGCTCACCATCGGGGCTGAGCTGCGTCCCAGGGCCCTGCTCAATGCCGGGTACGGCACCCCCCTCCCGAAAGAGGAGATCCCCCGCCTGTACGTCACCCAGCGGATCCGCCTGAACGCCGGGTTTAAACAGGGATCCATTGAGACCTACATCTCCTTCCAGGACGTGCGCTTCTGGGGAGGCGATACCCAGTACAAATCCAGCGGGACCTTCGGGAACACCGGGAGCATGAGCCTGCACCAGGGCTGGTTCAAAGCACAGCTGCTCCCCTGGCTCTCGGTGAAGGCGGGCCGGCAGCTGCTCAGCTACGACGACCAGCGGATCCTCTCCGCCAGGGGATGGAACGATTCGCAGGTAAGCTACGATGCCCTGCTCTTCCAGGCAGGCAACGAAAGCCACAAAATGGACCTGGGCCTGTCGTGGAACGCCCAGTCGGCCGTGCTGACCGCCGTGCCGCCCCAGAAGTTCAAAACCCTGGATTTCCTGCGCTACCAGCGGACCATGGAGCAGCTGACCTATTCCCTGATTGCCCTGGTCACGGGCAACTACCTGACCGATTCCACGGAGGATGTTCGCTACCGGGCCACCTGGGGGGCCAACATGGGATATAGCGGTCACCCCCTCGAAGCAAAAACGTCCCTCTATTACCAGCATACCCTGAACCAGGCGGGGGAGACCGTGAGCGCCTTCTGCGCCAGCGTGAATATTGGAGTTCCCCTGGCGCAGGATAAGATCAAAATAAGCGCTGGTCTCGACTATATATCGGGCCAGGACGCCCTGAAGAGCGAAAACGGCTACCCGGAGACCAGCCATACCTTCGATCTGCTCTATGGCAGAAGGCACGGCTGGTACGGCTACCTGGACTATTTCAGCAACATGCCCGCCCAGGGGCTGCAGGATTATATAGTGAAAGGCGAATACCGGCTTTCGGAAAAACTCGTATTGAAAAGCGATTACCATTATTTCCGACTGGCCGCCGCCCTGTCCGACCCCGAACTTCCCGGGACCGCCCTCCCCGCTCATCTGGGCCATGAACTGGACCTGAAACTCAACTGGACCCTCAGCAAAACAGCAGCGCTGGAGGCAGGCTACAGCTTCCTGGTCCCCGGCCCGACCCTGGAGATACTCAAGGGCGTAGCGGACACCCCCATCCGCCTGCCGCAGTTCGCCTACCTGATGATCTCCATCAAACCCTCCTTCACCCTGCAATAA